Below is a window of Clostridiales bacterium DNA.
ATTTAGATAGATAAAATAAAGCAAGACTACTAAGCACACCCAAATACCCCTGGTACCCTTATATAATAGAAGTGCAAGCAGAACCAATGCAATTATATAGGAAATATTATTTAATAACGTTGCTTTTTTGCGATAGAAAGAAAAATGTGTGATTACAGCAAATACAAGCGGCATCATTCCATAAGTCAGGCCCATATTAATATCATTGGAATACTTATTTGTTGCTCCGGTTTGGATAAGAATAAAACACGGTATAGATAAAACCAGAAGTATATGGATACATTTATCCAATGTATCTTTTGAATTAACTTGAACTGCCCCTGCTAATAAGCCAAGTAAACCATACTCAACAAACTGTAAGAATAGTTCATCGCCATGCCCATCAAACATTAATGATGAGACAAACAGTACCAATAACAAATAACCGATAAACAGTGCTACATTTTTCCGAATATATAGCTTATATTTTTTAATATGTCGAAGCAAAAGAACATATATGCACGCTATTACAGCAATCCCCGAAAAGTTTATATTAAAGATGCTTGATAAAAAAGAAGCAACGATTGGAGATGATATTATAAAGCTTGCAATTAAAGAAGCACTTTGCTCTTGCCGTGAAAGTTCCATATTATCACCTTGATTTCATGAAATATACATATGCTGCTTTAATGTATATATAAACCGCCTTAATAAAGGATCCACTCTTAAGCGCTAATTTTAAGGCTTTTATAATCTTCTTGTGTTTTAAATAGTTTTTTCCTACATCTGTATAGTGAGCAAAATATACTTGCTTGATTTGCTTCTTATCTAATGACATGATAATCGGCTTCATTTTGGCAAGAAAGAACTCTCTTTGTTCTTCAAATAATTCTGGTTTCTTTGCATTATTTCTCCATGTTACTATCCGATCTACTGTAATATCAGAGATTGAACACGCTTTGTATTTCGACAAAATTCTTGTAACGTACTCCCAGTCCTGATGTCGTCTAAACTCTTCATCCCATAGCCCTATATCGTTAATTACGCTTCTTCGTACCATTAAGACGCTTGATGGACTATGAATTTTTTCCGAAAGATAATCGAATAAAATATTCCCATCAAATGAGTAAATGCACTCAAAGTCCTTTTTCCCATCAATATATTGAGCAAATGATGAAAAAACCACTCCATACTCAGCATTATGTCTATTTAAGCATTCATATCTTGCTCGGATACTATTACTGTGCAGAATATCATCGTCATCTAAGAAAGCTATAAACGATCCTGACGCTTCTCGAATCCCAGTATTTCTTGCAGCTGATCCGTTTATATTCTTTTTGTGGGTAATATACTTAAAATTTGAATAATGGAAAAATGGCTCAAGAATTTTACTCGTTTTAACTTGTGACTCAGTTCCTTCACCATTATCATCAACTACTATAACTTCATACTGAGGATAATCTTGTGCCATTGCAGAAGCAACACAATCATATATCCCATCCTCGCCTTTGAAAGTCGAAATAACAATCGATAATAAATCCATAAATATTACTCCACTATATTACAAATATACTTTTCGGTAGCAAATGCATTAGTTTTGATGACCGCAGGATTTCCTATAACAACACTGTTATCCGGGATGTCAAAATTTACATATGTATTTGGAGCTATCAGAACATTGCTTCCTATTTTA
It encodes the following:
- a CDS encoding O-antigen ligase family protein encodes the protein MELSRQEQSASLIASFIISSPIVASFLSSIFNINFSGIAVIACIYVLLLRHIKKYKLYIRKNVALFIGYLLLVLFVSSLMFDGHGDELFLQFVEYGLLGLLAGAVQVNSKDTLDKCIHILLVLSIPCFILIQTGATNKYSNDINMGLTYGMMPLVFAVITHFSFYRKKATLLNNISYIIALVLLALLLYKGTRGIWVCLVVLLYFIYLNKTNYGNSASTSKVLFSFLLIIVISLVLINYEYVLVAISNFLSTLGVDVRFLDKSLLLITNGDLSNGRTKLYELAWNGFIRSPIVGNGVGAFSDNYSVYGYAYIHNMILQILYELGLVFGLPIIFYIISPLKTMVFNNNAKKDLSLLMVLYASSVPMLMLSSELWLNRQLWLMIGYYLSNIATNRQ
- a CDS encoding glycosyltransferase family 2 protein, which encodes MDLLSIVISTFKGEDGIYDCVASAMAQDYPQYEVIVVDDNGEGTESQVKTSKILEPFFHYSNFKYITHKKNINGSAARNTGIREASGSFIAFLDDDDILHSNSIRARYECLNRHNAEYGVVFSSFAQYIDGKKDFECIYSFDGNILFDYLSEKIHSPSSVLMVRRSVINDIGLWDEEFRRHQDWEYVTRILSKYKACSISDITVDRIVTWRNNAKKPELFEEQREFFLAKMKPIIMSLDKKQIKQVYFAHYTDVGKNYLKHKKIIKALKLALKSGSFIKAVYIYIKAAYVYFMKSR